In Acaryochloris marina S15, a single genomic region encodes these proteins:
- a CDS encoding TIR domain-containing protein, which produces MTKRFRIALSFAGEKRDFVVRMAHVLADRFSADQILYDKFHEGEFACSNLAFHLPSLYQNEADLVVAILCNNYSEKEWCGLEWNAIYSLIKQGNVKQVMLLRFDRVEPAELFGLAGFVDLDDKTPEETAALILSRLAINKGQKKDYYLSTNSIDLDWPDVTPVLDWPVANHREAKLAFAKLITHRAPFRILPIYGPTEIGKTHLTKQFLRHAFKIPGLTCGRLDFKGSTDIDTELRIFAQNLKVETPSGSVVSQLSQIFTSLQKIARPTLLIFDTFEMAGEAENWMQQSLLLSIIRETWLRVIVVGQQPLKVHGEPWDGASASPIKLSVPNPEEWFEFGQTYKPNLTLEFVRQAHDYAGGKSAILAQLIGPSE; this is translated from the coding sequence ATGACAAAACGTTTTCGCATCGCACTTTCATTTGCAGGAGAAAAAAGGGATTTTGTTGTCCGAATGGCGCATGTCCTTGCAGATCGCTTTAGCGCAGACCAAATTCTTTATGATAAGTTTCACGAAGGAGAATTTGCCTGTAGTAATCTCGCCTTTCATCTTCCCTCGCTTTACCAGAATGAAGCCGATCTGGTCGTTGCTATCCTGTGCAATAACTACAGCGAAAAAGAGTGGTGTGGCCTTGAGTGGAACGCTATATATAGTCTGATCAAACAGGGTAATGTAAAACAAGTCATGCTTTTACGCTTTGACAGGGTCGAACCTGCAGAATTGTTCGGTCTTGCTGGTTTTGTTGATCTGGATGATAAGACACCAGAAGAAACAGCTGCACTTATTCTCAGTCGCCTTGCGATTAATAAAGGGCAAAAGAAGGATTACTATCTTTCGACAAACTCTATAGATCTTGATTGGCCTGATGTCACCCCTGTGCTTGACTGGCCTGTGGCAAATCATCGTGAAGCGAAGCTTGCTTTTGCAAAGCTAATTACGCATAGAGCACCATTCAGAATACTTCCCATCTACGGTCCGACAGAAATAGGCAAGACTCACTTAACAAAGCAGTTTCTCCGACATGCATTTAAAATTCCGGGATTAACTTGCGGACGCCTAGACTTCAAAGGCTCTACAGACATAGACACAGAACTGCGGATTTTTGCACAGAACCTCAAGGTTGAGACCCCATCTGGTAGTGTTGTCAGTCAACTTTCTCAAATCTTTACTTCCCTCCAAAAGATAGCGCGTCCCACTCTCCTTATTTTCGACACGTTTGAGATGGCTGGAGAAGCAGAGAACTGGATGCAACAAAGTCTACTCCTCTCCATCATTCGCGAAACTTGGCTACGTGTTATCGTAGTTGGCCAACAACCATTGAAAGTGCATGGAGAACCCTGGGATGGAGCAAGTGCCTCACCCATAAAGCTTAGCGTACCTAATCCAGAAGAATGGTTTGAGTTCGGCCAGACTTACAAGCCGAACCTCACGCTTGAGTTTGTTCGCCAAGCTCATGATTACGCTGGCGGCAAGAGTGCGATACTTGCCCAACTGATAGGGCCTTCGGAGTAA
- a CDS encoding lipopolysaccharide assembly protein LapB has product MNFTEQLRILKNAQGDPAALVLASVDIAYFTLTEPQRQSIKQALIAAAIPHWCDSDLLVALLDTTPDKGDILFDYLRKLTVIEPFPARGEKAMNVHESARLTLRDYLRKTDPARWVQLSTNAWNYLNEHTETHARIEALYHLFATDQIAAAAECELLTQEITHSMQPENTTALSLALEELANASWLKGAARVEALLATFEVRSLRGDTAQLEDQALQVMNLAHATSRQSGISRAQCLLGDIYQTKGRLDDALKAFNEYLSICQNLTSADPSNAKWQRDLGVAYARTGDIYQTKGRLDDALKAFNEYLSICQNLISADPSNAVWRRDLGVAYARTGDIYQTKGRLDDALKAFNEYLSICQNLISADPSNVKWQRDLGFAYVRTGDIYQTTGRLDDALKAFNEYLSIFQNLTSADPSNAKWQRDLGVAYSRTGDIYQTIGRLDDALKAFNEYLSIFQNLTSADPSNAVWQRELGVAYSRIGDIYQTQGRLDDALKAFNEDLSIFQNLTSADPSNAAWQRELAVAHARIGGIYKAL; this is encoded by the coding sequence ATGAACTTCACTGAACAACTCCGTATTCTCAAAAATGCACAAGGTGACCCAGCAGCTCTCGTTCTTGCTAGTGTCGATATCGCCTATTTCACACTTACTGAGCCACAGCGTCAATCAATTAAACAGGCATTAATCGCTGCTGCTATCCCGCACTGGTGTGATTCCGACCTGCTTGTGGCTCTGCTGGACACAACACCTGATAAGGGAGACATCTTATTCGATTATTTGCGCAAACTCACAGTTATTGAACCCTTTCCTGCACGTGGAGAGAAAGCCATGAACGTTCACGAGTCTGCTCGCCTGACCTTGCGGGATTATTTGCGGAAGACAGACCCCGCTCGCTGGGTTCAACTTTCCACAAATGCCTGGAACTACTTAAACGAACACACTGAGACTCATGCTCGGATCGAAGCACTCTACCACTTGTTTGCGACCGATCAAATAGCTGCTGCAGCCGAATGCGAACTGCTAACTCAGGAAATCACACATTCTATGCAGCCTGAGAATACTACTGCACTCTCCCTTGCTCTGGAGGAACTAGCTAATGCCAGCTGGCTCAAAGGAGCAGCCCGAGTGGAAGCACTACTAGCCACTTTTGAAGTTCGTAGTTTGCGCGGAGACACTGCCCAACTGGAGGATCAAGCGCTTCAAGTTATGAATCTTGCTCATGCAACATCCCGTCAATCAGGAATTTCCCGGGCACAGTGCCTTCTAGGAGACATCTACCAAACAAAAGGACGACTGGATGATGCGCTCAAAGCATTCAATGAATACCTCTCTATCTGTCAGAATCTGACTTCAGCCGATCCGTCTAACGCAAAATGGCAGCGTGATCTCGGCGTCGCGTATGCGAGGACCGGAGACATCTACCAAACAAAAGGACGACTAGATGATGCGCTCAAGGCATTCAATGAATACCTTTCTATCTGTCAGAATCTGATTTCAGCCGATCCGTCTAACGCAGTATGGCGGCGTGATCTCGGCGTCGCGTATGCGAGGACCGGAGACATTTACCAAACAAAAGGACGACTAGATGATGCGCTCAAGGCATTCAATGAATACCTTTCTATCTGTCAGAATCTGATTTCAGCCGATCCATCTAACGTAAAATGGCAACGTGATCTCGGCTTCGCGTATGTGAGAACTGGAGACATCTACCAAACAACAGGACGATTGGATGATGCGCTCAAGGCATTCAATGAATATCTCTCTATCTTTCAGAATCTGACTTCAGCCGATCCGTCTAACGCAAAATGGCAGCGTGATCTCGGCGTCGCGTATTCGAGGACCGGAGACATCTACCAAACAATAGGACGACTGGATGATGCGCTCAAGGCATTCAATGAATACCTTTCTATCTTTCAGAACCTGACTTCAGCCGATCCGTCTAACGCAGTATGGCAGCGTGAACTCGGCGTCGCGTATTCGAGGATCGGAGACATCTACCAAACCCAAGGACGACTGGATGATGCACTCAAGGCATTCAATGAAGACCTCTCTATCTTTCAGAACCTGACTTCAGCCGATCCGTCTAACGCAGCATGGCAGCGTGAACTCGCTGTCGCGCATGCGAGGATCGGAGGCATCTATAAGGCCCTCTAA
- a CDS encoding YgcG family protein, with protein MVERREYCCRSPLTFLLGVGFSLLLSLAFLAPSQAIHWADIPNPRQDNNWVMDKGDILSLESEAKLNQMISALEAKNGIEMVVVTVPEVHPLGATEELAQALFTTWKLGKRGQNNGVMLLASKKEGRVAIEKGSGLRSDLTYEQVDNIIQTQITPQLERDNFDAGVVNGAQAMIQILENKSEDSISFFQIVLLMLGAVIWAYIAKTLWKVFR; from the coding sequence ATGGTAGAAAGACGAGAATATTGCTGCCGTTCTCCACTGACTTTTCTTTTGGGTGTGGGATTCAGCCTGTTGCTATCGCTAGCGTTCCTGGCTCCGAGTCAGGCCATTCATTGGGCTGATATCCCTAATCCACGTCAAGACAATAATTGGGTTATGGATAAAGGGGACATCCTCAGCCTTGAGAGTGAAGCTAAGCTCAATCAGATGATCTCGGCCTTGGAAGCCAAGAACGGGATCGAGATGGTAGTGGTGACTGTGCCGGAGGTACATCCTTTGGGGGCCACCGAAGAGTTGGCTCAGGCGCTTTTCACCACTTGGAAATTGGGTAAGAGAGGGCAAAATAACGGCGTTATGTTATTGGCCTCTAAAAAGGAAGGTCGTGTAGCCATAGAAAAGGGATCTGGTTTACGGTCTGACCTGACTTATGAACAGGTAGATAACATTATTCAGACTCAGATCACTCCTCAGTTAGAGCGAGATAATTTTGATGCCGGTGTTGTCAATGGTGCTCAGGCCATGATCCAAATTCTTGAGAATAAAAGCGAAGACTCGATTTCTTTTTTCCAGATCGTGCTGCTGATGTTAGGGGCTGTAATTTGGGCCTATATCGCTAAAACCCTATGGAAAGTCTTTAGGTAA
- a CDS encoding YgcG family protein, which yields MFLTRLKKRESSLLTFILALSFSLFLSISSLTPSRAIPVSEVPNPRQDNHWVMDSADILSQESEAKLNQIIVAKAKHSFEVIVVTVPDIKPSASLEEFAASLFETWEIGKHRFNNGILLLISKDDLRAEIQRGEGVQLILPDARVDNIIQTQINPYLEQREFDEGIVNGTQTVLQILENEIQKYRQERTLEDYGTPLSYLPDPFMLEMEIAIRDMAWFLITSVLSSIAIAVLVMTPAVVLMSLFRKSQVLQLSPVGRTTLFKQGSRLRLMWGSITYWLLTGYASVYPEQPTSIYKGMHFTNPLIQSWWILFGLYSAVGVTWSFVHPVQMNQFQGFLLCWLGVWLGYELWYCVKHKDPRGSEAMLLFRGLFRSSLVAFTLVLIVARVFKVPGFETALIFYLITAFSGAWAGMLLLLRSLTRYTEVRCQSCHGLMQCLDSKTVDSYLKPAETAAKMLKSTRYVGWECPTCSFVHPESDFNIRLFHEVVKSEKFGHCSECEAYVVRQTIQVLRRPRWFTDGETLITSRCVCCDQTSESHTNTPSEFYQLMNRY from the coding sequence ATGTTTCTCACCAGACTAAAAAAGCGAGAAAGTTCGCTGCTGACATTCATCTTGGCGTTGAGTTTCAGCCTATTTCTTTCGATATCTTCCCTAACACCGAGTCGGGCCATTCCCGTATCTGAAGTACCTAATCCACGCCAGGACAACCATTGGGTTATGGATAGTGCGGATATCCTCAGTCAGGAGAGTGAAGCAAAGCTGAACCAAATCATTGTTGCCAAGGCCAAGCACAGCTTTGAAGTGATAGTGGTAACAGTGCCGGATATAAAGCCCTCAGCTTCGTTAGAGGAGTTTGCAGCATCGCTTTTTGAAACGTGGGAAATTGGTAAGCATAGGTTCAACAACGGCATTTTATTGCTGATATCTAAGGATGATCTTCGTGCAGAAATCCAAAGAGGAGAAGGGGTACAGCTCATCCTCCCTGATGCAAGGGTGGACAACATTATTCAGACCCAGATCAATCCCTACTTAGAGCAGCGTGAATTTGATGAGGGTATTGTCAATGGCACCCAGACAGTGCTTCAGATTCTTGAAAACGAAATCCAAAAATATCGGCAAGAAAGGACATTAGAGGACTACGGAACACCCCTGTCGTACCTACCCGATCCTTTCATGCTGGAGATGGAGATAGCGATACGGGATATGGCTTGGTTCTTGATCACTTCAGTTCTGTCGAGTATTGCTATTGCTGTATTGGTCATGACTCCAGCGGTTGTGTTGATGAGTCTATTCCGTAAAAGTCAAGTTCTGCAGCTGTCTCCAGTGGGTCGGACAACCTTATTCAAGCAAGGTAGTAGATTGCGACTGATGTGGGGATCGATAACGTATTGGTTACTTACAGGCTATGCATCAGTTTATCCAGAACAACCGACCTCCATCTACAAGGGAATGCACTTTACTAACCCACTCATTCAAAGTTGGTGGATTCTCTTTGGTCTATATTCAGCGGTAGGGGTGACGTGGTCTTTTGTCCATCCAGTCCAAATGAATCAATTCCAAGGATTTTTGCTGTGCTGGCTTGGGGTTTGGTTGGGGTATGAACTTTGGTACTGCGTGAAACACAAAGACCCCAGGGGAAGCGAAGCTATGCTTCTTTTTCGTGGGCTGTTCCGCAGTAGTTTGGTCGCTTTTACTTTAGTGCTGATTGTGGCACGGGTCTTCAAAGTTCCTGGTTTCGAGACTGCATTAATCTTCTACCTCATCACTGCTTTTAGTGGTGCTTGGGCAGGGATGTTACTCCTGTTGCGATCGCTGACTCGTTACACGGAGGTACGGTGCCAGTCCTGTCATGGTTTGATGCAATGTCTAGATTCTAAAACCGTAGATAGCTATCTAAAACCAGCAGAAACAGCAGCCAAAATGCTTAAAAGTACTCGCTATGTGGGTTGGGAATGTCCAACGTGTAGCTTTGTTCACCCAGAGAGCGACTTCAACATTCGTCTATTTCACGAAGTTGTGAAATCCGAAAAGTTTGGACATTGTAGTGAATGTGAGGCCTATGTTGTGCGTCAAACGATTCAGGTTCTTCGACGTCCAAGATGGTTCACTGATGGGGAAACGCTAATTACAAGTCGATGTGTTTGCTGCGATCAGACCTCTGAATCTCACACGAATACTCCCTCCGAGTTCTATCAATTAATGAATCGGTATTAG
- a CDS encoding LemA family protein: protein MNSNNIIPEDWVPIVLEKVGQLYLQETEADGFSLEQLMGAGSEAQIPPELIQQAYQQLQQEQAEAKQRQATRRQQLKLGGAIATTVTLLGTLWFGGTYNHLNAAKSTVEGKWAQVENQLQRRADLIPQLTQMAQSYASTEKEMIQELTRARAFPGRDDGAATSGKWGDAGCDSLRPACGHRKLPNHRHSQSLSPVQRIIYQPPVRNCWD from the coding sequence ATGAATTCCAATAACATCATTCCTGAAGACTGGGTGCCGATTGTTTTAGAAAAAGTAGGCCAACTGTATCTCCAAGAAACGGAGGCAGATGGTTTTTCTCTCGAACAACTGATGGGTGCGGGTTCTGAGGCCCAAATCCCGCCAGAGCTGATTCAGCAGGCTTACCAACAGCTTCAGCAAGAGCAAGCAGAAGCCAAGCAACGTCAGGCCACTCGGCGGCAACAACTGAAGTTGGGAGGTGCGATCGCAACTACCGTAACCCTACTCGGAACACTGTGGTTCGGAGGGACCTACAACCATCTCAACGCTGCTAAGTCCACGGTTGAGGGCAAATGGGCACAGGTCGAAAACCAACTCCAGCGCCGTGCCGACCTTATTCCTCAACTCACCCAGATGGCCCAGTCCTACGCCAGCACTGAGAAGGAAATGATACAGGAGCTGACCCGCGCCCGGGCTTTCCCAGGCAGAGACGATGGCGCAGCAACAAGCGGCAAATGGGGCGATGCAGGATGCGATAGTCTCCGACCGGCCTGCGGCCATCGCAAACTTCCAAACCATCGCCACTCGCAATCCCTCTCTCCAGTCCAGCGAATTATTTATCAACCTCCAGTACGAAATTGCTGGGACTGA
- a CDS encoding LemA family protein has product MVSDRPAAIANFQTIATRNPSLQSSELFINLQYEIAGTENRIATERMRYNQAVQAHNQSLQAFPTILVAKNMDFKPHSYFQRHAQ; this is encoded by the coding sequence ATAGTCTCCGACCGGCCTGCGGCCATCGCAAACTTCCAAACCATCGCCACTCGCAATCCCTCTCTCCAGTCCAGCGAATTATTTATCAACCTCCAGTACGAAATTGCTGGGACTGAAAATCGCATCGCCACCGAACGTATGCGCTACAACCAAGCCGTCCAAGCCCACAACCAGTCATTGCAAGCATTTCCCACCATACTCGTGGCCAAGAATATGGATTTCAAACCCCATTCTTATTTCCAACGCCATGCTCAGTAA
- a CDS encoding ATP-binding protein, which yields MGESLQVLLIEDSEDDALLAIRALKSSHLRLDWQRVQTVESFCALLKDQTWDVIIADYHLPGFDAPAALEMVQKSDLDIPFIVISGAIGEAAAVEMMKAGAHDYFMKDNLTRLAEAIRREVRDAKVRQEHRDAEVILKQQQAAIEAVIDGIAIVKAGTYLYLNHAYLELFGYEDSTELVGKSWHSLYIAEDVKRLENEIFPLLAQEQSWRGEAIAIRKDGSTFAQEISLTLTEDGTIVSVCRDITQRKQTEQQLKQLNADLLFSNQELGQFAYVASHDLQEPLRKIRSFAELLSERYQDQLDDVADRYISYITNGAIRLQGLIDDLLSYSRISQAEFNVQETNLEILLQQVTSDLETLIEARGVIISMDPLPTVLANPIQIQQLFQNLLSNAIKYCQAEVPKIHIGITQAHGTWTIAIKDNGIGIDPQFSERIFVIFQRLHNRNTYTGTGIGLAICKKIIERHGGQIWVDSQEGQGSTFFFSLPSSCDI from the coding sequence GTGGGTGAGTCTCTCCAGGTTCTTCTCATTGAAGATTCAGAAGATGATGCGCTCTTAGCCATTCGCGCCTTAAAATCCAGTCATCTTCGTCTCGATTGGCAACGAGTGCAAACGGTTGAGTCTTTTTGTGCTCTGCTAAAGGATCAGACTTGGGATGTGATCATTGCAGATTATCATTTGCCAGGCTTTGATGCGCCTGCAGCCCTGGAAATGGTTCAAAAATCTGATCTTGATATTCCTTTTATTGTTATTTCGGGAGCTATCGGTGAAGCGGCAGCCGTAGAAATGATGAAAGCGGGGGCCCACGATTACTTCATGAAGGATAATCTGACCCGATTGGCTGAGGCCATTCGGCGTGAAGTTCGAGATGCCAAAGTTCGTCAGGAGCATCGCGATGCTGAGGTTATTTTAAAGCAACAACAGGCTGCAATAGAAGCCGTCATTGATGGCATTGCAATTGTGAAAGCGGGCACCTATCTCTATCTGAATCATGCTTACCTTGAGCTATTTGGCTATGAAGATTCGACTGAACTAGTGGGTAAATCCTGGCACTCTTTATATATTGCTGAAGACGTAAAGCGGCTTGAGAACGAGATATTTCCCTTATTAGCCCAGGAACAGTCATGGCGAGGAGAGGCGATAGCCATTCGAAAAGATGGGTCTACCTTTGCTCAAGAAATTTCTTTGACCCTCACAGAGGATGGGACGATAGTTTCTGTTTGCCGCGATATCACTCAGCGCAAACAGACGGAACAGCAACTGAAGCAGTTAAATGCTGATCTCCTTTTTTCGAATCAAGAACTGGGACAATTTGCCTATGTCGCCTCCCACGACTTACAAGAGCCATTGCGCAAGATTAGGAGTTTTGCTGAATTACTCTCCGAACGATATCAAGATCAATTGGATGATGTAGCCGATCGATATATCAGCTACATCACCAATGGGGCCATCCGCTTGCAAGGGTTAATTGATGATCTATTGAGCTATTCTCGGATCAGTCAAGCTGAGTTTAATGTCCAGGAAACCAATCTTGAGATTCTCTTACAGCAAGTGACATCGGATTTAGAAACGCTGATAGAGGCCAGAGGTGTGATTATTTCAATGGATCCTTTGCCTACTGTTTTGGCGAATCCCATACAAATACAACAGCTCTTTCAGAACCTGCTTTCTAACGCTATTAAATATTGCCAAGCTGAGGTTCCTAAAATTCATATTGGCATCACTCAAGCACATGGGACTTGGACAATCGCCATTAAAGACAATGGAATTGGCATTGATCCTCAATTTTCTGAACGGATTTTTGTAATTTTCCAGCGTTTACACAATCGAAATACGTACACGGGCACAGGGATTGGTTTGGCTATTTGCAAGAAAATTATTGAACGACATGGGGGGCAAATTTGGGTGGACTCACAAGAAGGTCAAGGGTCAACCTTTTTCTTTTCTTTGCCTAGTAGTTGTGATATTTGA
- a CDS encoding response regulator, translated as MVLPRPILLVEDNPDDEQLTLRALKRSKVTNPIIIARDGAEALEVLFAADPLPSLILLDLKLPKIDGLEVLQRIRSDQRMELLPVVILTSSSEQRDIIESYQLKANSYVRKPVDFEQFTDAVSQLGLYWLLINETLPKDL; from the coding sequence ATGGTCCTACCTCGTCCCATCTTGTTAGTGGAGGATAATCCAGATGACGAGCAGCTTACGCTACGGGCTTTGAAACGGAGCAAGGTAACCAATCCAATTATCATTGCCCGAGATGGCGCAGAAGCTTTGGAGGTCCTCTTTGCGGCGGATCCGCTGCCAAGTCTAATATTGCTGGATTTAAAGTTACCCAAAATTGATGGGTTAGAGGTATTGCAACGCATTCGTTCCGACCAGCGTATGGAACTTTTACCTGTGGTAATTCTTACCTCTTCTAGCGAACAACGGGACATTATTGAAAGCTATCAACTCAAGGCCAATAGCTATGTGCGCAAGCCTGTGGACTTTGAGCAATTTACCGATGCTGTATCCCAGTTAGGGTTGTATTGGTTGCTAATCAATGAGACGTTACCGAAGGATTTATGA
- a CDS encoding PAS domain-containing sensor histidine kinase: MYVSVDAHTSKILQCNQTLCDVLDLGKNELIDRSIFDVYHPDCHSQVEFAFQTFVATGEVQDAQLQLQRKDGSKLDVSLNVRAVRDEAGNVLYSRSSWRDITDRKRLEAQLQQVNTELEQRVQKRTKELRITNQSLRQSQEQLEFALEASGDGWWDWRILSGDMYWSPLFYQMLGFEDGEMPASYETWERLVHPEDLPWVIDLLKAHLQDRSVSYVFDYRVLAKSGQWKWIAAMGKVVEWDAQGQPLRMAGMHHDISERKQAEAERLQAENIRKELTLLEQILDDVLAGYWDWDIPRHHEYLSPGFKRMLGYQDHELPNTPESRQSLIFSEDLPVMLECLDNHFQSRGETPFYHEGRYRHKDGSTVWIISSGQVIEWNAVGQPLRMIGCHVDLSDRILAEEQSRQYAAQLEASNRELEAFAYSVSHDLRAPLRAIDGFSRALLEDYEDLFNDEANDYFDRIRNNVTRMSQLIDGLLDLSRVSRSQIHYTSVNLSTLAQEVIDQLQAAEPERQVNVQIMPDEAISADATLMRVILTNLLQNAWKFTHHHATAHIEFGLGNHKGELTYFVRDDGAGFDMTYAQKLFGVFQRLHSTHEFPGTGIGLASVQRAVHRHGGTVWAEAAPEQGATFYFTVPSSHSHYRNKDHGPTSSHLVSGG; this comes from the coding sequence ATGTATGTATCTGTAGACGCCCACACTAGTAAGATTTTGCAATGCAATCAAACCTTATGTGATGTATTAGATTTAGGTAAAAATGAACTGATAGATCGGTCAATATTTGATGTTTATCATCCAGATTGTCACTCCCAAGTAGAATTCGCATTTCAGACTTTTGTCGCCACAGGGGAGGTTCAGGATGCTCAGCTACAACTCCAACGCAAAGATGGCAGCAAGTTAGACGTTAGCCTCAATGTCCGAGCCGTCCGAGATGAGGCTGGGAATGTCTTATATAGCCGTTCGAGCTGGCGAGATATTACCGATCGAAAACGGCTGGAAGCCCAGTTGCAGCAGGTCAATACAGAGTTAGAACAGCGTGTTCAAAAACGGACTAAAGAACTACGAATTACCAATCAATCCCTCAGGCAGAGTCAGGAACAACTAGAGTTCGCATTAGAGGCTTCTGGAGACGGTTGGTGGGATTGGCGGATCCTCTCGGGAGATATGTATTGGAGCCCACTCTTTTATCAGATGTTGGGGTTTGAGGATGGAGAAATGCCAGCCTCGTATGAAACTTGGGAGCGCTTGGTCCATCCTGAAGATCTGCCTTGGGTGATCGATCTGCTCAAAGCCCACTTGCAAGATCGTTCAGTGTCCTATGTCTTTGATTACCGAGTGCTCGCTAAATCAGGACAATGGAAATGGATTGCCGCGATGGGAAAGGTTGTGGAATGGGATGCCCAGGGCCAACCTCTGCGCATGGCTGGGATGCACCATGATATTAGTGAGCGCAAACAAGCTGAAGCTGAACGACTGCAAGCAGAGAACATTCGCAAAGAACTCACGTTATTAGAGCAGATTCTCGATGATGTTCTTGCAGGATATTGGGATTGGGATATTCCGAGGCATCATGAATACCTCAGCCCTGGATTTAAACGAATGCTGGGCTATCAGGATCACGAATTGCCAAATACCCCTGAAAGCAGGCAGAGCCTAATCTTTTCAGAAGACTTGCCGGTGATGTTGGAGTGTCTGGACAACCATTTCCAGAGTCGAGGTGAAACGCCTTTCTATCATGAAGGTCGATACCGTCATAAAGATGGTTCAACGGTATGGATCATTAGTTCTGGGCAAGTGATCGAGTGGAATGCAGTCGGACAGCCCCTGAGGATGATTGGCTGTCATGTAGACCTCAGTGATCGCATACTAGCTGAAGAACAAAGCAGGCAGTATGCAGCCCAACTAGAAGCTTCTAACCGAGAATTGGAAGCGTTTGCCTACTCTGTTTCTCACGACTTACGAGCCCCCCTCCGAGCCATAGATGGTTTTAGTCGCGCACTCCTCGAAGATTATGAGGATCTCTTTAATGATGAAGCGAATGACTACTTCGATCGCATTCGGAATAATGTGACTCGCATGAGTCAACTGATCGATGGCTTACTCGATTTATCACGGGTCTCCCGCTCACAAATTCACTATACTTCTGTCAACCTCAGTACTTTGGCGCAAGAGGTAATAGACCAACTGCAAGCAGCAGAACCAGAACGGCAAGTGAATGTTCAGATTATGCCGGATGAGGCTATCTCTGCTGATGCCACATTGATGCGAGTTATCCTCACAAATCTACTCCAGAATGCCTGGAAGTTTACCCATCACCATGCCACTGCTCATATTGAGTTTGGCTTGGGTAATCACAAGGGTGAACTGACCTACTTTGTCCGAGATGATGGAGCAGGATTTGATATGACTTATGCTCAGAAGCTTTTTGGTGTTTTCCAGCGGTTACATAGTACCCATGAATTCCCAGGAACTGGGATTGGACTCGCCTCGGTGCAACGGGCTGTTCATCGTCATGGCGGAACCGTTTGGGCAGAAGCCGCTCCAGAGCAAGGTGCTACTTTTTACTTCACCGTTCCCAGTTCACATTCTCACTATAGGAATAAAGATCATGGTCCTACCTCGTCCCATCTTGTTAGTGGAGGATAA
- a CDS encoding transposase, translating to MAADEGRFGRLGQVRRAWCAPGIRPESGQQLVREYLYGYVAVAPALGKMSALVLPFSNTQMMNLFLAQVADEFSDYFVVMQVDGASYHTGKKLVIPDNIRLIVQPPRSPQLNAVEHIWEEVKEKHFYNQVFDSLDEVSDTLCKGLKELMDLPDRLTSMTNFPHMRITI from the coding sequence ATGGCAGCAGACGAAGGGCGCTTTGGTCGTCTAGGGCAAGTAAGAAGAGCTTGGTGTGCTCCTGGAATTCGACCCGAAAGTGGGCAGCAGCTTGTCCGTGAATATCTCTATGGCTATGTTGCTGTTGCTCCTGCGTTAGGAAAGATGAGTGCTTTAGTCTTACCCTTTTCCAATACTCAGATGATGAACTTATTCCTAGCACAAGTGGCGGATGAATTTTCAGACTATTTTGTGGTGATGCAGGTCGATGGAGCGTCTTACCACACCGGAAAGAAGCTCGTCATTCCAGACAATATACGCTTGATTGTTCAGCCTCCTCGAAGTCCACAACTCAATGCTGTAGAGCATATCTGGGAGGAGGTGAAAGAAAAGCACTTCTACAATCAGGTTTTTGATTCTTTAGATGAGGTATCCGATACCTTGTGCAAGGGACTCAAAGAACTCATGGATTTACCCGATAGGCTGACTTCTATGACCAATTTTCCTCATATGAGAATTACGATTTAA